One region of Candidatus Methylomirabilota bacterium genomic DNA includes:
- a CDS encoding addiction module toxin, HicA family produces MKRTELLRHLRAHGCQFLREGARHSWWHNPNLDKRSAVPRHREIDADLTRKICKDLGIPPAK; encoded by the coding sequence ATGAAGCGTACGGAGTTGCTCCGGCATCTCCGCGCTCACGGCTGCCAGTTTCTCCGCGAAGGCGCGCGGCACTCGTGGTGGCACAACCCGAATCTGGACAAGCGATCGGCGGTGCCACGGCACCGCGAGATCGACGCCGACTTGACTCGGAAGATCTGTAAGGACCTTGGTATTCCTCCTGCGAAATGA